One part of the Pristis pectinata isolate sPriPec2 chromosome 17, sPriPec2.1.pri, whole genome shotgun sequence genome encodes these proteins:
- the pheta1 gene encoding sesquipedalian-1, with amino-acid sequence MKLNERSVAYYATCDSPTDKTGYLHKKGERNTAYHRRWFVLKGNLFFYFEEKESREPIGVIILEGCTVELCESSEEHAFAIKFDSVKSRTYKMAAESPAEMEAWVKALSRASFDYMRIIVRELEKQLEEMQQNRVSSRKSQRKPLVRKHAINPSSAPQISNSCAVSYGSPVKENGYVPWNTTPDQMLETELNGKAHAINDNSDIAKYFPDQVPERPPHTQRLPPPLPPRRKSATGGITSGIGSLMLTHDNAASATGSCSFSRLHEWFGRDVIQLQRQWQEHKIRSDGGSQSDHII; translated from the coding sequence ATGAAGTTGAATGAAAGAAGTGTGGCATACTATGCCACCTGTGATTCTCCAACTGATAAGACTGGATACTTGCATAAAAAGGGAGAACGAAACACTGCTTATCACAGACGTTGGTTTGTTTTGAAGGGTAATCTGTTTTTttactttgaagagaaggagagcAGAGAGCCAATTGGAGTAATCATACTGGAGGGTTGTACTGTGGAATTGTGTGAATCTTCAGAGGAGCATGCTTTCGCAATCAAGTTTGATAGTGTTAAATCAAGGACATATAAAATGGCTGCTGAGAGCCCAGCAGAAATGGAAGCTTGGGTTAAAGCTTTATCCCGTGCAAGCTTTGACTATATGAGAATAATTGTGAGGGAACTTGAAAAGCAATTGGAAGAGATGCAGCAAAATAGAGTCAGCAGCCGTAAAAGCCAGAGAAAACCACTAGTGCGAAAACATGCAATCAACCCTTCTAGTGCACCACAAATCTCAAATAGTTGTGCTGTATCTTATGGGAGTCCTGTTAAAGAAAATGGCTATGTCCCCTGGAATACTACACCAGATCAAATGCTTGAAACTGAGTTGAATGGCAAAGCTCATGCCATTAACGATAATAGTGACATTGCAAAATATTTCCCAGACCAGGTGCCTGAAAGACCTCCACATACCCAGCGCTTGCCACCTCCTTTGCCCCCTAGGAGGAAATCAGCAACAGGAGGGATAACATCTGGGATTGGTAGTCTGATGCTCACCCATGATAATGCTGCATCAGCAACAGGGAGCTGCAGCTTTAGCAGATTACATGAATGGTTTGGCAGGGATGTGATACAGCTGCAAAGACAATGGCAAGAGCACAAGATCAGAAGTGATGGTGGATCACAGTCAGATCACATAATCTGA